The Rhizobium leguminosarum DNA segment TTCGGCAGGGTTTCGGAGCCGGCAAGCTGCAGCTCCGGCCTTTCCAGAAGAGCCGGGCCGTAGTGGCCGCTGACGGCGCCGAGCGCGAAGACGACAAGGGCGGCGGCGGCGGTCGCCAGGCGTTTCCGCCCCGATGAGACGCTGCGCAGGGGCGAGACGAGCAGGGTGTCCGTGCCCTTCGCTTTCTCATATCCTGAAAACAGCGACCGGATGCCGCTATTCTGCGCCTGCCATTCGGCGACCATTGCTGCCTCGTCGGGATTGTCGGCGAGGTAAGCCTGGATCCGGGCGCGCGCCGCTTGCGGCAGCTGGCCGTCGGCATAGGCGTGGAGATCGGCTTCGGTGACGATCGGGTTGGCTTCGTTCATTTCGGTCTCCGAAGCGTAATGATGTTATCGGCTTTCAGCCGCTCGGCGACGCGCTGGCGGGCGCGCGACAGCCGGGACATGACGGTGCCTATGGGGATGTCGAGGGCTGCGGCCACCTCGCTATACGTGTATCCCTCGATGACCACGAGCATCAGCACGGCGCGGTATTCCTCCGAAAGGCTGTTCAGCGCATTGGCGAGCCGGGCGCGCTCCAGCGGATCGGGCGGCGGTTCGGGTGCGGCGATATCCCCTGCGGCGTCGATTTCAACGGCGGCTTCGCGCGCCTTGCCGCGCCGGCCGTTGCGGTAGAGATTGGTTATGATGGTCAGGACCCAGCCGCGCAGGTTCAGGCCGCGCCATTGGCCACGGCGCGCCAGCACCTTCTCGACACAGTCTTGGAGCAGATCCTCGCCATCGGCATCCGAGCGCGTCAGGCTGCGCGAATAGCGCCGGAGCGAGGGGAGGAGGGCCAGGATCTGGCCCTCGAAACTTTCCGGTGCGGGTGTTTTCACGCCGACCGCTCTCTTGTGATGACCGCCCCTTCGATCAAGGCCTCTACAATCAAGGTTTGGCAAGGCTCCAGTTGCCGCCGACGCCATCGCCGGTGATGTCGCCCATCTTCTTGTCCTTGACAAAGTAATAGAGCGGCAAGCCGTCCTTGGCCCATTGCTTCGTGCCATCCTTGCGATCGATGATCGAATATGCACCATCAGCCTTGGCACCGCCAGCGGCCATCAGCGGCGGCCAGTTCTTGGCGCAATCGTCGTTGCAGTTGGAAACGCCCTTGGCGTCCTTTTTGAAGGTGTAGAGGGTCATGCCGTCTTTGCCGGCGAGAACCTTACCCTTGGCGGATTCGACTTCCTTGACTGGAGTGGCTGCGAAAGCAGCGGTGGCGGCAAGGGCGGCAGCCGCCACGGCG contains these protein-coding regions:
- a CDS encoding RNA polymerase sigma factor, with product MKTPAPESFEGQILALLPSLRRYSRSLTRSDADGEDLLQDCVEKVLARRGQWRGLNLRGWVLTIITNLYRNGRRGKAREAAVEIDAAGDIAAPEPPPDPLERARLANALNSLSEEYRAVLMLVVIEGYTYSEVAAALDIPIGTVMSRLSRARQRVAERLKADNIITLRRPK
- a CDS encoding COG4315 family predicted lipoprotein, with translation MKSVKLLFAVAAAALAATAAFAATPVKEVESAKGKVLAGKDGMTLYTFKKDAKGVSNCNDDCAKNWPPLMAAGGAKADGAYSIIDRKDGTKQWAKDGLPLYYFVKDKKMGDITGDGVGGNWSLAKP